A single window of Hyphomicrobiales bacterium DNA harbors:
- the ltnD gene encoding L-threonate dehydrogenase, with the protein MTERNAGRSGRQVAVIGLGSMGYGMASTLLREGFDVVGFDVSPEVLSRFAQDGGRGAASPAAAVAGAAVVVCVVVNAAQTRDVLFGPDGCLDAMERGAVFLSSATLSPDEARAFARDVEAAGRAYLDAPISGGAQRAAAGELTILVSGPGATLNAARPVLDAMAERIYELGDAVGDASAFKIVNQLLAGVHIAAACEAMAFAAAQKLDLRRVYEVITHSAGNSWMFENRMPHVLDNDYRPRSMVDIFVKDLGIVADIARKDRIPVPVASAALQLFLMTSAAGMGRDDDASVARLFERINGVPVTGDAKE; encoded by the coding sequence ATGACCGAGCGGAATGCAGGACGATCTGGGCGACAGGTTGCCGTTATCGGGCTTGGTTCGATGGGCTACGGCATGGCATCGACACTGCTGCGAGAAGGGTTCGATGTCGTCGGTTTTGATGTCAGTCCGGAGGTTCTCTCGCGCTTCGCGCAAGACGGCGGCCGCGGCGCTGCGAGCCCGGCCGCGGCGGTGGCCGGTGCGGCTGTCGTCGTCTGCGTGGTGGTGAATGCAGCTCAGACCCGGGACGTCCTCTTCGGTCCCGACGGCTGCCTTGATGCCATGGAGCGCGGAGCCGTCTTTCTGTCCTCCGCAACGCTCTCCCCGGACGAGGCCCGGGCCTTCGCCAGAGATGTCGAGGCGGCTGGCCGGGCTTATCTTGACGCGCCGATCAGCGGGGGCGCTCAGCGCGCGGCCGCCGGAGAACTCACGATTCTCGTGTCGGGCCCAGGTGCGACGTTGAACGCGGCCCGTCCTGTTCTCGATGCCATGGCGGAGCGCATCTATGAACTCGGCGATGCGGTTGGCGATGCATCAGCCTTCAAGATCGTGAACCAATTGCTCGCGGGCGTGCATATTGCGGCGGCTTGCGAGGCCATGGCGTTCGCGGCGGCGCAGAAACTGGATTTGCGCCGGGTTTACGAGGTCATCACCCATTCGGCCGGTAATTCATGGATGTTCGAGAACCGGATGCCGCACGTGCTCGATAACGACTACCGGCCGCGCAGCATGGTGGATATTTTCGTGAAGGACCTCGGCATCGTCGCGGATATCGCCCGCAAGGATCGCATCCCCGTGCCCGTCGCCAGCGCCGCCTTGCAACTCTTTCTGATGACCTCGGCCGCCGGAATGGGGCGGGATGACGATGCCTCGGTCGCTCGTCTCTTTGAACGTATCAACGGCGTGCCGGTGACGGGCGACGCAAAAGAATAG
- a CDS encoding D-galactarolactone cycloisomerase, whose translation MARVRDIRFIPLSCPLPKPYGMAKSLASARQTTLVVVETDADVSGIGEAWGMPSVNLAYLPLLKDYLVGTHVADVELVFTRIIARHYHFGVQNQLMGCISGIDMAAKDALGQVVGLPVCQLIGGRGGESVPVYASGGYITENADGDFAPQIEAIAAAGHKAVKIKIGLGPDSDEVRVRTARHILGDKVDVMVDINSNYTLDLAKASIARLAPYRITWVEEPLTPQDIDGYEILQRASPVPIATGEALYTVFDFKRLTDRHAVDVLQPDLSLCGGFWQGRRIADLGEANHLRLSPHVWGSGIGLAAGVHFVASRSPYPHGQNAPWPTLVEYDVGENPLRESILTEPLVAVDGRIAVPTAPGLGVSLDWDAVKRFAQ comes from the coding sequence TTGGCGCGCGTTCGAGATATCCGCTTCATCCCCCTCTCCTGCCCGCTTCCGAAGCCCTATGGCATGGCGAAATCGCTGGCGAGCGCACGGCAGACAACCCTGGTCGTTGTCGAAACGGATGCGGATGTCAGCGGTATCGGCGAGGCCTGGGGCATGCCGTCCGTCAATCTCGCCTATCTCCCGCTGCTGAAAGACTATCTTGTCGGCACGCATGTCGCGGATGTGGAGCTTGTCTTCACGCGGATCATCGCGCGCCACTATCACTTTGGTGTCCAGAACCAATTGATGGGTTGTATTAGCGGTATCGATATGGCCGCCAAGGATGCCCTGGGTCAGGTGGTCGGCCTTCCCGTCTGCCAGTTGATCGGCGGTCGCGGCGGCGAGAGCGTGCCTGTCTATGCATCGGGCGGCTACATCACGGAGAACGCGGACGGGGATTTTGCGCCACAGATCGAGGCCATAGCCGCCGCGGGCCACAAGGCGGTGAAGATCAAGATCGGTCTCGGGCCTGATTCCGATGAAGTGCGGGTCAGAACGGCGCGCCACATCCTGGGCGACAAGGTCGACGTCATGGTCGACATCAACTCCAACTATACGCTGGATCTCGCGAAAGCGTCGATCGCACGCCTCGCGCCCTACCGGATCACCTGGGTGGAGGAGCCCCTCACACCGCAGGATATCGATGGGTACGAGATCCTGCAGCGTGCGAGCCCGGTTCCCATCGCCACCGGAGAGGCCCTCTATACGGTCTTCGACTTCAAGAGGCTGACCGATCGGCATGCCGTCGACGTGCTGCAGCCGGACCTCTCCCTGTGTGGCGGTTTCTGGCAAGGGCGGCGCATTGCCGACCTCGGTGAAGCCAATCATCTGAGGTTGTCCCCGCACGTCTGGGGCTCCGGCATCGGGCTTGCCGCCGGCGTGCATTTCGTGGCGTCGCGCTCACCCTATCCTCACGGGCAAAACGCGCCCTGGCCCACATTGGTCGAGTATGATGTCGGCGAGAACCCGCTGCGCGAGAGCATCCTGACGGAGCCCCTGGTCGCGGTCGACGGCCGGATCGCGGTGCCGACCGCTCCGGGTCTTGGGGTCAGCCTCGATTGGGACGCCGTCAAGCGGTTCGCGCAGTAA
- a CDS encoding UDP-glucose 4-epimerase — translation MTSQAAISPITPGASVVVIGGRGFVGSHVVRVLIANGYKPHVFGPAMAADLLADKAGQFGETIGSLEDRDLLRDMFASLKPAAVVSCAAFGAGDQGLMRSGESDSDKAFAINVDGFRHLIAAVAEARVRRLVWTSSTVVYGPASDYAAEPVDEDAPKHPRTIYGLTKHIAEEVADFAALRHDLAITGLRLPLILGPGLWYKGAAAALAELLQAGSRGGTHHIAFHDRRIDLMHVSDVAAACLAVLTARKPLATVYNINGFTASVRDMATAVEKQTPGVSVALDVTEPAMLFPLISDARFRRDTGFTPALDLAALVAEMAKSGRDTATSSSREAQ, via the coding sequence ATGACCTCACAGGCAGCAATCTCTCCCATCACGCCCGGTGCCAGCGTCGTCGTCATCGGCGGTCGCGGCTTCGTCGGTTCGCATGTGGTCCGGGTGCTGATCGCCAATGGCTACAAACCGCATGTCTTTGGTCCGGCAATGGCCGCCGACCTCCTTGCCGACAAGGCCGGCCAGTTCGGCGAGACCATCGGCAGCCTGGAAGATCGCGATCTTCTGCGCGACATGTTCGCCAGCCTGAAGCCCGCCGCAGTCGTATCCTGCGCTGCCTTCGGCGCGGGGGATCAGGGCTTGATGCGGTCCGGCGAGAGCGACAGCGACAAGGCCTTCGCCATCAATGTCGACGGTTTCAGGCATCTTATCGCTGCGGTCGCGGAGGCCCGCGTCCGCCGCCTGGTCTGGACAAGCTCGACGGTCGTCTATGGTCCGGCCAGCGATTACGCCGCCGAACCTGTCGACGAGGATGCGCCCAAGCATCCACGCACGATCTATGGCCTCACCAAACATATCGCTGAAGAGGTCGCTGATTTCGCGGCTCTCCGACATGATCTGGCGATCACGGGCCTCAGGTTGCCTCTCATTCTCGGTCCGGGCCTCTGGTATAAGGGCGCCGCGGCAGCTCTCGCGGAACTTCTGCAAGCTGGGAGCCGGGGCGGCACGCATCACATCGCCTTCCACGATCGCCGCATCGATCTGATGCATGTCAGCGACGTCGCCGCCGCCTGCCTCGCGGTCCTGACAGCGCGTAAGCCGCTGGCGACAGTCTATAATATCAACGGCTTTACCGCCTCGGTCCGGGACATGGCCACGGCCGTCGAAAAGCAGACACCGGGTGTCTCGGTCGCGCTCGACGTCACCGAGCCGGCGATGCTCTTCCCGCTCATCAGCGACGCCCGCTTCCGCCGCGATACGGGTTTCACACCGGCCCTCGACCTCGCCGCCCTTGTCGCGGAAATGGCGAAAAGCGGGCGAGACACCGCGACATCATCATCCAGGGAGGCCCAATGA
- a CDS encoding putative regulator AldR (Evidence 3 : Putative function from multiple computational evidences) has translation MIAQKLASLGLALPEPAKPAFNYAAVTLHRGIAYVSGQMPKVDGEVRVFGKVGAEVSLETAREEARICILQGLACLSEALGDLNRVERILKVNGFVASASGFNAQPKVLDAASDLLVAIFGDAGRHARAAVGVAELPRNAAVEIEFIASYTE, from the coding sequence ATGATCGCTCAGAAACTGGCAAGCCTCGGGCTCGCCTTGCCCGAGCCCGCCAAGCCCGCCTTCAACTACGCGGCGGTCACGCTCCATCGCGGCATCGCCTACGTCAGCGGCCAGATGCCGAAGGTCGACGGCGAGGTACGGGTCTTCGGCAAGGTCGGCGCCGAAGTCAGCCTGGAGACCGCGCGCGAAGAGGCGCGCATCTGTATCCTGCAGGGGCTCGCCTGCCTGTCCGAGGCGCTCGGCGATCTCAATCGCGTCGAACGCATCCTGAAGGTCAACGGCTTCGTCGCCTCCGCGTCGGGCTTCAACGCCCAGCCAAAGGTGCTCGATGCCGCGTCGGATCTGCTTGTCGCCATCTTCGGCGACGCCGGCCGCCACGCCCGTGCGGCCGTGGGCGTCGCGGAACTGCCACGGAACGCTGCGGTCGAGATCGAATTCATCGCGAGCTACACGGAATGA
- a CDS encoding Peptide/nickel transport system substrate-binding protein has protein sequence MIVGMHPSHPRRRPWRGAVQALAAAVALTMASLPARAATADLYGPKAADAVKGGTLTFGSLVEPPGLDPYHQAADGRIRFTVLMYQGLFYESETGEAIPLLASGYEVSPDGLVYTIKLREGVKFHTGQPMTAKDVAYSYNYLRDPKNGSPGAGDLTLISSVDAIDDGTVRITLSKPNGALPMTLGNKYGGVVPAGYFDAADAKQAFNQKSVGTGPYKLAEFKPNSHLALVKNDTYWEEGAPYLDRINILFIPNSASLIVALRNKRVDLALLTRPQDIQQVVKAPGLVMERWPSLNQKALDLGSELSPLGDPRVRQAIALSIDKDEIMRASVGGYGKVIGTMVPAMQDAWGAPLDQLANQKVDIEKAKQLLAEAGHSNLNLTLTTINGYDWMDPAAITMKQQLARSGINLNIQRVDLGVWIKNFQSKQMGFTFNDWATQPDPHLLFYRHFHKAPEGADFRNWNNAEASALLDQGLGETDQAKRKAIYVDFQKILADSVPTVMLFSADHVSVRNENVMNYQQHPTGWFFGLARAYIKK, from the coding sequence ATGATTGTGGGAATGCATCCGTCTCATCCCAGACGGCGCCCATGGCGAGGGGCGGTACAGGCTCTCGCGGCGGCGGTCGCCCTGACGATGGCGTCGCTACCGGCGCGAGCCGCAACGGCCGATCTCTACGGGCCAAAAGCCGCCGATGCGGTCAAGGGCGGTACCTTGACCTTCGGCTCGCTGGTCGAGCCGCCCGGACTGGACCCCTACCATCAGGCGGCCGACGGGCGAATCCGCTTCACGGTGCTGATGTACCAGGGCCTGTTCTACGAATCGGAGACCGGCGAGGCGATACCGCTGCTTGCCAGCGGATATGAAGTGTCCCCGGACGGGCTCGTCTACACCATCAAGCTGCGCGAGGGTGTCAAGTTCCACACCGGCCAACCTATGACCGCGAAGGATGTGGCCTATAGCTACAACTACCTTCGTGATCCAAAAAACGGTTCGCCGGGCGCCGGTGACCTCACGCTGATCTCGTCGGTCGATGCGATCGACGATGGCACCGTCCGCATCACCTTGTCGAAGCCCAATGGCGCCTTGCCCATGACGCTCGGCAACAAATACGGAGGCGTCGTTCCAGCAGGTTACTTCGATGCCGCCGATGCCAAGCAGGCCTTCAACCAGAAGAGCGTAGGGACTGGTCCCTACAAGCTCGCCGAGTTCAAGCCCAACAGCCATCTGGCTCTGGTGAAGAACGACACCTATTGGGAAGAAGGCGCGCCTTATCTCGACCGCATCAACATCCTCTTCATACCAAACAGCGCAAGCTTGATCGTCGCGCTGCGTAACAAGCGCGTCGACCTCGCCCTCCTCACGCGCCCTCAGGATATCCAGCAGGTCGTGAAGGCGCCGGGGCTCGTCATGGAGCGCTGGCCGTCCCTGAACCAGAAGGCGCTTGATCTCGGCTCCGAGCTCTCGCCGCTCGGCGACCCGCGCGTGCGCCAGGCGATCGCCCTGTCGATCGACAAGGACGAGATCATGCGGGCCTCGGTCGGCGGCTACGGTAAGGTCATCGGCACCATGGTCCCGGCGATGCAGGACGCCTGGGGCGCACCGCTCGACCAGCTCGCGAACCAGAAGGTCGATATCGAGAAGGCCAAGCAGCTCCTCGCGGAGGCCGGCCACAGCAACCTCAACCTGACGCTGACCACCATCAACGGCTATGACTGGATGGACCCGGCCGCCATCACGATGAAGCAGCAACTCGCCAGGTCAGGGATCAATCTCAACATCCAGCGCGTAGATCTGGGCGTCTGGATCAAGAACTTCCAGTCGAAGCAGATGGGCTTCACCTTCAACGACTGGGCGACCCAGCCTGATCCGCATCTCCTGTTCTATCGTCACTTCCACAAGGCTCCGGAAGGTGCGGATTTCCGCAACTGGAACAACGCGGAAGCGAGTGCCCTCCTCGACCAGGGGCTGGGCGAGACGGACCAGGCCAAGCGCAAGGCGATCTACGTGGATTTCCAGAAGATCCTTGCTGATTCCGTGCCGACCGTCATGCTGTTCAGTGCCGATCACGTCAGCGTGCGCAACGAAAACGTCATGAACTACCAGCAGCACCCGACCGGCTGGTTCTTCGGTCTCGCGCGCGCCTACATCAAGAAGTAA
- a CDS encoding Peptide/nickel transport system permease protein, translated as MGGYLARRLAASAVTAFVASIAVFLIVRAVPGDVVAQMLGQVSDPQAAASLRGFLGLDQPVWIQYWRWISAVLSGDLGTSWTGGRPVGPAVFEAFLVTLEIGLLTLALATIVGVPLGIISGIYEGRWPDNLIQIFNLLGLAAPVFWTGLMLLVAVSTLAGWSPPLIYVSPTESLWDNLSILMLPILSLGLLQAAAYSQFVRQNVVTSLNQDYVRTARAKGVTIRILFFKHILKNILIPLITFMGLVLVQILGGVVIVETLFSIPGLGRLLISAIETRDYPMLQGALLVVVVTAMAVNLIIDLLYSVIDPRVRLS; from the coding sequence ATGGGTGGTTACCTCGCCCGGCGACTGGCGGCGTCGGCCGTCACGGCCTTCGTCGCCTCGATTGCTGTTTTTCTCATCGTCCGGGCGGTCCCGGGCGATGTGGTCGCGCAGATGCTCGGCCAGGTGAGCGACCCTCAGGCGGCCGCGTCGCTCAGGGGCTTTCTGGGCCTCGACCAACCCGTCTGGATCCAGTATTGGCGCTGGATCAGCGCCGTGCTCTCTGGCGATCTCGGCACAAGCTGGACCGGCGGCAGGCCGGTAGGACCGGCGGTGTTCGAGGCCTTCCTCGTGACGCTGGAAATCGGCCTTCTGACGCTCGCTCTGGCGACGATCGTCGGCGTGCCGCTCGGCATCATTTCCGGCATCTATGAGGGGCGTTGGCCGGACAACCTCATCCAGATCTTCAATCTCCTCGGCTTGGCCGCGCCGGTCTTCTGGACCGGGCTCATGCTGCTCGTCGCGGTCTCCACGCTCGCCGGCTGGTCGCCGCCGCTGATCTATGTGTCACCGACGGAATCACTCTGGGATAACCTCTCCATCCTCATGCTGCCGATCCTGTCGCTCGGGCTCCTGCAGGCGGCTGCCTACAGCCAGTTCGTACGGCAGAACGTGGTGACGTCGCTCAATCAGGACTACGTGCGAACCGCCCGCGCCAAGGGCGTCACGATCCGCATCCTCTTCTTCAAGCATATTCTCAAGAATATCCTCATACCGCTCATCACCTTCATGGGCCTCGTCCTTGTGCAGATTCTCGGCGGCGTGGTGATCGTGGAGACTCTCTTCTCCATTCCCGGGCTCGGGCGTCTGCTCATCAGCGCGATCGAGACACGCGACTATCCCATGCTGCAGGGCGCGCTGCTGGTCGTGGTCGTGACGGCAATGGCCGTCAACCTGATCATCGATCTGCTCTACAGCGTCATCGATCCGCGCGTGCGGTTGTCCTGA
- a CDS encoding Peptide/nickel transport system permease protein, whose translation MSHISSPLAAATAPRETSGLVKFLRRLKREPGLLCGLAVMALLLVIVVAPGLFTAQSPYTINIDDALQPPSAAHLFGTDDTGRDVFARVIYGTRVTLLICAGSLMIAALIGGLVGALSGFFGGWVDQVLGRVVDVVLSFPPIILGVIITGVLGPATTNLILALSIIHIPMFFRIARSGALGEAGKTYVEAARCVGLNEVTVLYRHVLRNVLPLVLMQYMVLFPLVLQIQAALGFLGLGVQPPTPDWGAILQQGKDTILLAPWISLFPGIAVLITAFALMLTGRALQRSSDRR comes from the coding sequence ATGTCCCATATCTCATCGCCCCTTGCCGCAGCGACAGCTCCCCGCGAAACGAGCGGCCTCGTGAAGTTTCTCCGCCGCCTCAAGCGAGAGCCCGGCCTGCTCTGCGGCCTCGCCGTGATGGCGCTTCTCCTTGTCATCGTCGTGGCGCCGGGCCTGTTCACCGCGCAGTCGCCCTATACCATCAACATCGATGACGCCCTGCAGCCGCCGTCGGCCGCCCATCTGTTCGGCACGGACGATACGGGCCGCGATGTCTTCGCCCGTGTCATTTACGGGACGCGGGTCACACTGCTGATCTGCGCCGGCTCCCTTATGATCGCCGCGCTGATCGGCGGGCTCGTCGGTGCTCTGTCCGGATTTTTCGGAGGCTGGGTGGACCAGGTGCTCGGGCGCGTCGTGGACGTCGTGCTGAGCTTCCCGCCGATCATTCTCGGCGTCATCATCACCGGCGTCCTTGGGCCGGCCACCACAAACCTGATCCTCGCGCTCAGCATCATCCATATACCGATGTTCTTCCGCATCGCGCGGTCGGGTGCGCTGGGGGAAGCGGGCAAAACCTACGTCGAGGCGGCACGCTGTGTCGGCCTCAACGAAGTCACGGTGCTTTATCGGCATGTCCTGCGCAACGTATTGCCGCTCGTGCTGATGCAATACATGGTGTTGTTCCCGCTGGTCCTGCAGATCCAGGCCGCCCTTGGCTTTCTTGGCCTTGGCGTACAGCCGCCCACGCCCGACTGGGGCGCGATCCTCCAGCAGGGCAAGGATACGATCCTGCTTGCCCCGTGGATCTCCCTATTCCCGGGCATTGCCGTGCTGATCACGGCCTTTGCGCTGATGCTGACGGGACGCGCGCTGCAGCGCAGCTCCGATCGCCGCTGA
- a CDS encoding hypothetical protein (Evidence 5 : Unknown function), translated as MDLPIPGHCRADHGLCADADGTRAAAQLRSPLMSGPGDGIERAHEIVAHELPRPRRIPGTQGRDDRRIVAAGGLANQGQRTGMSTRAAPASRPARGDDHLEHARHEPIERGPRDRQMQGVFRFLIGDPGIGRLHVGKRRVESGEIRLGGAFDDEIDKRRFEQETRLEQFRQGELGLRGSRAGGLRIGDEGAPADLAHDQALLHQLRHRLAHRVARYTILHRERALGGQLRPGRKAPLGDRRLDARIERARLHLGSGTDADCRGRHLVLAGNGGIEQALFPLSDAARRNWGEKELGALYHAAKCAPRASVGRRLGVEGVVNWIGIGQ; from the coding sequence GTGGATCTCCCTATTCCCGGGCATTGCCGTGCTGATCACGGCCTTTGCGCTGATGCTGACGGGACGCGCGCTGCAGCGCAGCTCCGATCGCCGCTGATGTCAGGCCCCGGAGACGGAATAGAGCGTGCGCACGAGATAGTCGCGCATGAGCTCCCGCGCCCGCGCCGCATCCCTGGCACGCAGGGCCGCGATGATCGCCGCATTGTCGCGGCAGGCGGTCTCGCGAACCAGGGCCAGCGGACCGGGATGTCCACCAGGGCGGCCCCAGCCAGCCGCCCTGCGCGAGGCGATGATCATCTCGAGCACGCGCGCCACGAACCGATTGAGCGAGGCCCGCGCGATCGCCAGATGCAGGGCGTATTTCGCTTCCTTATAGGCGATCCAGGTATCGGCCGCCTTCATGTCGGCAAGCGCCGCGTCGAAAGCGGCGAAATCCGCCTCGGTGGCGCGTTCGACGACGAGATCGACAAGCGCCGGTTCGAACAGGAGACGCGCCTCGAACAATTCCGGCAGGGAGAACTCGGACTCCGCGGGAGCCGCGCCGGCGGGCTTCGCATCGGTGACGAAGGTGCCCCGGCCGACCTCGCGCACGATCAGGCCCTCCTGCATCAGTTGCGCCATCGTCTTGCGCACCGTGTTGCGCGCTACACGATACTCCATCGAGAGCGCGCGCTCGGTGGGCAACTGCGCCCCGGGCGGAAAGCGCCCCTCGGTGATCGACGACTTGATGCGCGCATAGAGCGCGCGCGACTCCACCTCGGATCGGGCACGGACGCCGACTGTCGGGGGCGACATCTGGTCCTGGCTGGAAACGGCGGTATCGAGCAAGCTCTCTTTCCTCTGTCTGACGCGGCAAGAAGGAACTGGGGCGAGAAGGAATTGGGCGCCTTGTACCATGCCGCTAAATGCGCGCCGCGCGCAAGTGTTGGTCGTCGACTTGGTGTCGAAGGGGTTGTCAATTGGATTGGAATTGGACAATAA
- a CDS encoding GntR family transcriptional regulator codes for MLDTAVSSQDQMSPPTVGVRARSEVESRALYARIKSSITEGRFPPGAQLPTERALSMEYRVARNTVRKTMAQLMQEGLIVREVGRGTFVTDAKPAGAAPAESEFSLPELFEARLLFEPALVDLVVERATEADFAAFDAALADMKAADTWIAYKEAKYALHLAIARASLNRFVARVLEMIIASRRAAGWGRPGGHPGPLALVRETACRDNAAIIAALRARDAARARELMRDYLVRTLYSVSGA; via the coding sequence TTGCTCGATACCGCCGTTTCCAGCCAGGACCAGATGTCGCCCCCGACAGTCGGCGTCCGTGCCCGATCCGAGGTGGAGTCGCGCGCGCTCTATGCGCGCATCAAGTCGTCGATCACCGAGGGGCGCTTTCCGCCCGGGGCGCAGTTGCCCACCGAGCGCGCGCTCTCGATGGAGTATCGTGTAGCGCGCAACACGGTGCGCAAGACGATGGCGCAACTGATGCAGGAGGGCCTGATCGTGCGCGAGGTCGGCCGGGGCACCTTCGTCACCGATGCGAAGCCCGCCGGCGCGGCTCCCGCGGAGTCCGAGTTCTCCCTGCCGGAATTGTTCGAGGCGCGTCTCCTGTTCGAACCGGCGCTTGTCGATCTCGTCGTCGAACGCGCCACCGAGGCGGATTTCGCCGCTTTCGACGCGGCGCTTGCCGACATGAAGGCGGCCGATACCTGGATCGCCTATAAGGAAGCGAAATACGCCCTGCATCTGGCGATCGCGCGGGCCTCGCTCAATCGGTTCGTGGCGCGCGTGCTCGAGATGATCATCGCCTCGCGCAGGGCGGCTGGCTGGGGCCGCCCTGGTGGACATCCCGGTCCGCTGGCCCTGGTTCGCGAGACCGCCTGCCGCGACAATGCGGCGATCATCGCGGCCCTGCGTGCCAGGGATGCGGCGCGGGCGCGGGAGCTCATGCGCGACTATCTCGTGCGCACGCTCTATTCCGTCTCCGGGGCCTGA
- a CDS encoding Acetolactate synthase large subunit, producing MTAKVAATEDRAASRSGAEILVDCLRRQAVDRVFCVPGESYLSVLDALHDVADDVQLVVCRQEGGAANMADAYGKLTGRPGVCFVTRGPGATNASIGVHTAFQDSTPMVLFIGQVARGFKDREGFQEVDLVAMFRPLAKWAAEINDPRRIPEYVHRAFQTAMAGRQGPVVLVLPEDMLSEDVASPVDAGLRAEPIPTAPRPDQMAAFSALVAEAERPLMILGGGGWTIEARDDLLAFADRAQLPIAASLRCQDYVPNTHPLYVGHFGIGAEPQLVKRLAEADLVVAFGTRLGEMTTAGYRLLTAPRTRQKLVHIHANSEELGRVYQADLPINAGLAPFAAALTALDTPAGAPDRREWVRSLKAEHDATYKPMPNAGDLDLTAVFQHLQDLLPDDTIVSNGAGNYTGWVHKYWRFSAFRSQLAPTSGAMGYGVPAAVAAKLTYPGRTVLSVNGDGCFLMNGQEMATAVQYGAAIIYLVVNNGMYGTIRMHQEREYPARVSGTELHNPDFAMLARSYGLAGLKVERTEDFAQALQTVLESPTGGLIELIVPQEALSVRSSLSQLRSAALDRQAARNSHATSSGSNQGNR from the coding sequence ATGACGGCTAAAGTCGCTGCGACAGAAGATAGGGCAGCAAGCCGTTCTGGCGCCGAGATCCTGGTGGATTGCCTGCGCCGGCAGGCCGTTGATCGGGTCTTCTGCGTGCCGGGCGAGAGCTATCTTTCGGTCCTCGACGCTCTCCATGACGTCGCCGATGATGTGCAATTGGTCGTCTGTCGCCAGGAAGGCGGTGCGGCCAATATGGCCGATGCCTACGGCAAGCTCACCGGCCGGCCGGGCGTCTGTTTCGTCACGCGGGGACCGGGCGCGACCAATGCCTCGATTGGCGTACATACCGCCTTTCAGGATTCGACCCCCATGGTGCTGTTCATCGGCCAGGTGGCGCGAGGCTTCAAGGATCGCGAGGGCTTTCAGGAAGTCGATCTGGTGGCCATGTTCAGGCCGCTCGCCAAATGGGCGGCGGAGATCAACGACCCACGACGCATCCCCGAGTATGTTCATCGCGCCTTCCAGACGGCCATGGCCGGCCGCCAGGGGCCCGTCGTCCTCGTTCTTCCGGAAGACATGCTGAGTGAAGACGTCGCATCACCGGTCGACGCCGGCCTGCGCGCGGAACCCATTCCGACCGCCCCACGGCCGGACCAGATGGCCGCTTTTTCCGCACTCGTTGCGGAAGCGGAACGCCCGCTGATGATTCTCGGCGGCGGCGGGTGGACGATCGAGGCGCGCGACGATCTTCTTGCTTTCGCCGATCGAGCGCAGCTGCCGATTGCGGCCTCCCTGCGTTGCCAGGACTACGTGCCCAACACGCACCCGCTGTATGTCGGCCATTTCGGCATCGGCGCGGAGCCGCAACTGGTTAAGCGGCTGGCGGAGGCCGATCTCGTCGTCGCCTTTGGTACACGATTGGGCGAGATGACCACGGCGGGCTACCGCCTGTTGACGGCGCCGCGGACGCGCCAGAAGCTCGTGCATATTCATGCCAACTCAGAGGAGCTCGGTCGTGTCTATCAGGCTGATTTGCCCATCAACGCCGGCCTCGCGCCCTTCGCGGCGGCGCTCACCGCACTTGACACGCCTGCAGGCGCGCCCGACCGGCGGGAATGGGTGCGGAGCCTGAAGGCCGAGCATGACGCGACCTATAAGCCGATGCCCAATGCGGGCGATCTCGACCTGACGGCAGTGTTCCAGCATCTGCAGGACCTCCTGCCCGATGACACCATCGTATCCAACGGGGCGGGCAACTATACCGGTTGGGTGCATAAGTACTGGCGCTTTTCCGCCTTCCGCTCGCAACTCGCCCCAACCTCCGGCGCGATGGGCTATGGCGTGCCGGCGGCGGTTGCAGCCAAGCTCACCTACCCCGGCCGAACCGTTCTCTCGGTCAATGGCGATGGTTGTTTCCTGATGAACGGCCAGGAGATGGCGACAGCCGTCCAGTACGGCGCCGCGATCATCTATCTCGTGGTCAATAACGGCATGTATGGAACCATCCGCATGCATCAGGAGCGCGAGTATCCGGCCCGCGTCTCCGGCACGGAACTGCACAACCCGGATTTCGCGATGCTCGCGCGTTCCTACGGTCTCGCGGGGCTCAAGGTCGAGCGAACCGAGGACTTCGCGCAAGCTCTCCAGACCGTCCTTGAAAGCCCGACAGGCGGGTTGATCGAACTCATCGTGCCCCAGGAAGCGCTCTCGGTGCGATCGAGCCTCTCGCAATTGCGTTCGGCGGCGCTTGACAGGCAAGCTGCCCGCAACAGCCATGCAACCAGTTCAGGAAGCAACCAGGGGAACCGCTGA